CATAATCATCATCTGTCATGATCTAGATATAGGGCCTCGATCACGCCCCTGCCACCACCCCGAATTCGCGCAGCCCATCGAGCACGAATTGCACCGACAGCGCGGCCAGCAACATGCCCAACAGCCGGGTGATGACCTTGATGCCGGTGTCGCCGATGATCCGCTCCATCAGCCCCGCCATCAGGAACAGCGCAAAGACAACCGCCACGACCGCCAGCATCACCGCGTGGATCGCGGCGATATAGGCGGTGTCGGCCCCGGGCGTACCAGTCAGCAGGATCATGGTGGCCATGGCACCGGGCCCCGCGATCAGCGGCATGGCGAGCGGGAAGACCGACGGGTCCTCGTCCGGGGGCCCGTC
The nucleotide sequence above comes from Litoreibacter ponti. Encoded proteins:
- a CDS encoding MarC family protein, whose protein sequence is MMELATAITAFVTLFVVIDPIGLAPLFVALTRGMEFRQRLKIATRSCAVAFGILTVFGLAGEVILEFIGISMAAFRISGGVLLFVTALDMLFERRTQRREDQADGPPDEDPSVFPLAMPLIAGPGAMATMILLTGTPGADTAYIAAIHAVMLAVVAVVFALFLMAGLMERIIGDTGIKVITRLLGMLLAALSVQFVLDGLREFGVVAGA